A portion of the Candidatus Hinthialibacter antarcticus genome contains these proteins:
- a CDS encoding flagellin has product MSISRINNNVAALNANFNLSRTSQQLEKSIERLSSGLRINRAGDDAAGMTVATRIRSQVRGLNRAVMNAQDGINMINVAEGAMEEMTSRLDRIRVLAVQAGNTGVNDMQARQALQDEVFQSIDEISRIADTTQFSKNRLLNGDFAVDAQVKPGQDGPQNFGINIDGGPASNTLENGVHFLNIVKTSNGFQQFVGGLDDNGITSTINAGIQNATDFAVSLAYFSEGNAGLTNGTGLNATGDTIAAGFFNGVSVARTDVISFEGVLSDGTTKFYGAISAFHQAAGVTFQGFTSAIGVAIANAESSIFGGSANVPTTFKTTAVAQTTGANAGRILLRSTGESVNLSDLSVRVVKNGEMVTQAVGVTRSGAIGGASVLSGQGQIGNAVTAITGSTFGGGDFEISVEDVQSAQNRKLESTISFRDHNGNIINRNTSMTHNTAGLQLNGSFVAGVYTGGVSVSSGDTVTLRGIEADGTTFQSTYTFSNVATTDAALADFTFASVSGLISELNYRTRFYGAGNTQNGDLTRFESAIFTFSPSGVLQLIDDVGRDNSQLDFTLTFNDSDTSTTTPYTISDDAELINEGFAESATFRLNGGDAFRANAGDMVTAYGAESTREGKVQPQLTFRVGTGLTVGTDTIIVEGQEYVGRLNGGPAVTFQNGAQDVVFVDDGSFNTGVAKVLQVDFDGIMDITSTAATIPDPGTTILISVVNNAVNFQIGAFAEQRFRTAIGDLSSQNLGFGRGSGRTIENIDIRTVEGVDEALRIVDEALDQVNRTRSLLGAATNRLEGTIASLSVASENLTAAESRLRDADIALESSEFAQNQVLLQAGVSILAQANFLPQSFLSLLG; this is encoded by the coding sequence ATGAGTATCTCGCGTATTAACAACAATGTTGCTGCGCTGAATGCGAACTTTAATTTGTCGCGCACCAGCCAACAGCTCGAAAAATCGATCGAACGCCTGTCTTCAGGTCTTCGCATCAACCGCGCCGGCGATGACGCTGCCGGTATGACCGTCGCAACGCGTATCCGTTCACAGGTGCGAGGATTAAACCGCGCCGTGATGAACGCGCAAGACGGCATCAATATGATTAACGTGGCCGAAGGCGCGATGGAAGAAATGACCAGCCGCCTCGACCGCATCCGTGTTCTGGCCGTCCAGGCTGGAAACACGGGCGTCAACGATATGCAAGCGCGCCAAGCGCTTCAAGACGAAGTGTTTCAAAGTATTGACGAAATCAGCCGCATTGCTGATACCACTCAATTCAGCAAAAACCGGTTGTTAAACGGCGACTTTGCTGTGGACGCCCAGGTCAAGCCTGGGCAAGACGGGCCCCAGAATTTTGGAATCAATATTGACGGCGGCCCTGCATCCAACACGCTTGAAAACGGCGTCCATTTTCTAAATATTGTCAAAACCAGCAACGGGTTCCAACAATTTGTCGGCGGACTCGATGATAATGGCATCACCAGCACGATTAACGCTGGCATCCAAAATGCCACTGACTTCGCCGTCAGCCTCGCTTATTTCTCTGAAGGCAACGCTGGCCTGACCAACGGCACCGGATTAAACGCAACCGGCGATACCATCGCTGCTGGTTTTTTCAACGGCGTTTCGGTTGCCCGAACGGACGTCATCTCATTTGAAGGTGTTCTTTCAGACGGTACGACTAAGTTCTACGGCGCGATTAGTGCGTTTCACCAGGCTGCTGGCGTTACCTTTCAAGGCTTTACCTCCGCGATTGGCGTAGCCATTGCCAATGCGGAATCTTCCATCTTTGGCGGATCAGCCAATGTTCCGACAACATTCAAAACGACGGCGGTCGCACAAACGACAGGCGCCAATGCAGGGCGTATCTTGCTTCGCAGCACTGGTGAGAGCGTCAATTTGTCTGATCTGTCGGTCCGTGTGGTTAAAAATGGCGAGATGGTTACACAAGCGGTGGGCGTTACGCGTTCCGGCGCCATTGGTGGTGCGTCCGTCTTGTCGGGCCAAGGCCAGATCGGCAACGCCGTTACGGCCATTACGGGTTCAACATTTGGCGGCGGCGACTTTGAAATCAGCGTCGAAGACGTGCAAAGCGCCCAAAACCGCAAACTCGAAAGCACAATTAGTTTCCGCGATCACAATGGAAACATCATCAACCGCAACACTTCGATGACCCACAACACTGCCGGGTTGCAACTCAACGGTTCATTTGTCGCAGGCGTTTACACGGGCGGCGTTTCGGTGAGTTCCGGCGATACCGTAACATTGCGCGGGATCGAAGCCGATGGTACGACCTTCCAGTCTACCTATACCTTTAGCAATGTCGCTACAACAGACGCCGCGTTAGCCGATTTTACTTTTGCTTCGGTCTCCGGCCTCATTTCAGAATTGAATTACCGCACGCGCTTTTATGGCGCAGGCAATACCCAAAATGGTGATTTGACGCGCTTTGAATCGGCGATTTTTACCTTCTCGCCCAGCGGCGTGCTGCAACTCATTGATGATGTCGGACGTGACAACTCTCAACTCGACTTTACGTTGACGTTCAATGATTCCGATACGTCAACCACCACGCCGTATACCATCTCCGATGACGCCGAATTGATCAATGAAGGCTTCGCCGAAAGCGCAACCTTCAGGCTCAACGGCGGCGATGCGTTCCGTGCAAATGCAGGCGACATGGTGACTGCGTATGGCGCCGAGTCGACCCGTGAGGGCAAAGTGCAACCGCAATTGACCTTCCGCGTCGGGACAGGGCTGACCGTCGGCACAGACACCATCATCGTTGAAGGACAAGAATACGTTGGGCGTCTCAACGGCGGGCCTGCCGTCACGTTCCAAAACGGCGCCCAGGATGTGGTGTTCGTAGACGACGGCAGTTTCAACACGGGCGTTGCCAAGGTGCTGCAAGTTGATTTTGACGGCATCATGGATATCACCTCAACGGCCGCAACGATACCCGATCCTGGAACAACCATCTTGATTTCCGTTGTGAACAATGCGGTGAACTTCCAGATCGGCGCATTTGCAGAACAACGCTTCCGCACAGCGATCGGCGATTTAAGTTCTCAAAACCTTGGCTTCGGACGCGGCAGCGGACGGACCATAGAAAATATCGACATCCGAACCGTCGAAGGCGTTGACGAGGCATTACGCATCGTTGACGAAGCGCTTGACCAGGTCAATCGTACGCGCTCGTTGCTTGGCGCCGCGACCAACCGCTTAGAAGGTACCATCGCCAGTTTGAGCGTCGCATCAGAAAACCTGACCGCAGCCGAATCGCGACTGCGCGATGCAGATATCGCGCTTGAATCAAGCGAATTTGCGCAAAACCAGGTGTTGCTACAGGCAGGCGTTTCGATTCTCGCGCAGGCAAACTTCTTGCCGCAGTCGTTCTTGTCGCTGCTTGGATAG
- a CDS encoding hemolysin III family protein — protein sequence MSHNIPHVYTPAEERANILTHLAGVILGVIALIGMVVEASSNGDAWRIVSVSIYGATLVILYSTSTLYHAVQAPDLKRTFRIFDHISIYLLIAGSYTPFTLVTLRGAWGWSLFGVIWGLALVGIGLKIFTTGRWRVISSLVYIGMGWVAVIAFKPLVDAIAYDGFLWLLAGGLFYTFGVIFYIKKNLPYHHAIWHCFVLAGSACHFYAVYFYVL from the coding sequence GTGTCGCACAACATTCCGCATGTCTACACGCCTGCTGAAGAACGGGCGAATATTCTCACCCATCTCGCGGGCGTCATCTTAGGGGTCATCGCGCTGATTGGCATGGTGGTCGAGGCTTCGTCCAACGGCGACGCCTGGCGCATCGTCAGCGTCAGTATCTACGGCGCCACCCTGGTCATCCTCTATTCTACTTCGACGCTGTATCACGCTGTCCAGGCGCCGGACTTGAAACGGACGTTTCGTATCTTCGACCATATATCTATTTATTTATTGATAGCTGGCAGTTACACGCCGTTTACCCTGGTGACCTTACGCGGCGCGTGGGGATGGTCGCTCTTCGGCGTGATCTGGGGGCTGGCGTTGGTCGGTATCGGCCTCAAAATATTCACAACCGGACGTTGGCGGGTCATCTCGTCGCTGGTGTATATCGGCATGGGCTGGGTGGCAGTGATTGCATTCAAGCCTTTGGTCGATGCGATTGCTTATGATGGGTTCTTGTGGCTGCTGGCGGGCGGGTTATTTTATACCTTCGGCGTGATTTTTTATATCAAAAAAAATCTTCCGTATCATCATGCCATCTGGCATTGCTTCGTCTTGGCGGGCAGCGCCTGTCATTTTTATGCTGTGTATTTTTATGTTTTATAG
- a CDS encoding flagellin — translation MSITRINNNVAAIRATRNLNTNGDALAKNIERLSSGLRINRAGDDAAGLTIRERLRTQIRGTNQAIQNGQNGISMVNTTEASLDALVQSLQRIRELSIQAGNTGTLDSEAIQAIQEEVFQQIDEVNRIASTARFSNRLLFSGDNANKTEVKKGQDDLGVNVSKDPNASNLKSGISILNIVQTEAGSEKLLPFKEEDGQAFFATGIGDATDVAVSVGQFNLQAATTTAAARTTALNAITFDGVSTVTGDVIAFQGVLSDGVTPFAGSISVGTQTMANLETQIQTAVDNAETALFGGVATNIPGSFVQTHVSLAANGFTTAQGLGRMRFLSAQAAGTTTTTNASTTDAPSQFNINFTVITTAGVQRNSMGITRDYVQGQQVGAQIGNLSQAITGSTFSSGDFGIEVTDIVPPRRRETETTLGFRLRSGTVIDRSISLARTNDQVILNGTFVNGTFTTNDTGIALATGDTLTMQGINVDGTTFETIFTISQDPLTDTNLGDGTIATLGGLVDELNYRDRSRGVNGPNLQSGFQDSMLTVSGNGTLRLVDDEANFSKSGIFFTVKDQNTTRTVPDRGELIFDGTPETATIRIDGGPRQRVVIGDTLELLGQTPTKFGEAQERLVMRLGSGFRTAIDDAIFNRGTDTAAVIEKEFIGSLNGGATVTFQNGDSNVFFESGFSDGVAETIMLDFDAILDITGPPTDGSRNNGMAIQLTTTNNALNFQVGPFKGQDLQVNIPSLHGTSLGFGLDSGRTISNINVTTVEGANESLEIIDKALDQISRTRAALGAFTNRLETTIQSLSVASENLSASESRISDVDFAQEVSNFTSNQIIFQSGTSVLAQANFLPQNLLSLLG, via the coding sequence ATGAGTATTACCCGCATTAATAACAATGTTGCCGCCATTCGGGCAACACGAAACCTCAACACCAATGGCGACGCGCTCGCCAAAAATATCGAACGATTGTCTTCGGGCTTACGCATCAATCGCGCTGGCGACGATGCAGCCGGTTTGACGATTCGTGAACGCCTCCGTACCCAAATCCGCGGCACTAACCAAGCCATCCAAAACGGGCAAAACGGCATCAGTATGGTCAATACCACTGAAGCCTCGCTTGATGCGCTCGTTCAAAGCCTACAGCGGATTCGTGAACTGTCGATTCAAGCCGGAAACACAGGCACACTCGACAGCGAAGCCATCCAGGCGATCCAAGAAGAAGTCTTCCAACAAATCGACGAAGTCAACCGCATTGCGTCCACCGCCCGCTTTAGCAACCGTCTCTTGTTCTCTGGCGACAACGCCAACAAGACGGAAGTGAAAAAAGGGCAAGACGATTTGGGCGTTAATGTTTCTAAAGACCCCAATGCCAGTAACCTAAAGTCAGGCATTTCAATCCTTAATATCGTTCAGACTGAGGCGGGTTCCGAAAAACTTCTTCCCTTTAAAGAAGAAGACGGGCAAGCCTTTTTTGCGACTGGAATCGGCGATGCGACAGACGTCGCGGTTTCCGTCGGTCAATTCAACCTACAAGCCGCCACGACGACAGCCGCCGCGCGTACAACCGCATTAAACGCCATCACGTTTGACGGCGTTTCAACCGTTACCGGCGACGTGATCGCCTTCCAGGGCGTGTTATCAGACGGCGTGACCCCGTTTGCGGGTTCGATCAGCGTTGGTACGCAGACCATGGCCAACCTCGAAACGCAAATTCAAACCGCAGTGGATAACGCCGAAACCGCATTATTCGGCGGCGTTGCGACGAATATCCCCGGTTCGTTTGTTCAAACCCACGTTTCTTTGGCGGCAAACGGTTTCACCACCGCCCAAGGTTTGGGACGCATGCGCTTCTTGAGCGCACAAGCGGCGGGTACGACAACAACCACCAATGCCAGCACGACGGATGCGCCGTCGCAATTTAATATTAACTTTACCGTCATTACTACGGCTGGCGTCCAGCGTAACTCGATGGGCATTACCCGCGACTACGTCCAGGGCCAGCAAGTGGGCGCTCAAATCGGCAACTTGTCGCAAGCCATCACTGGCTCGACCTTTAGTTCGGGCGATTTCGGCATCGAAGTGACCGATATCGTACCGCCGCGCCGCCGCGAGACCGAAACCACGCTTGGTTTCCGTCTGCGCTCCGGCACGGTCATTGACCGCAGTATCTCATTGGCGCGAACCAACGACCAGGTCATTCTTAACGGCACCTTCGTCAACGGAACCTTCACGACGAACGACACCGGTATTGCCCTGGCAACTGGCGATACGCTGACCATGCAGGGAATCAACGTCGATGGTACGACCTTTGAAACCATCTTCACCATTTCCCAAGACCCATTGACCGATACCAACTTGGGCGACGGAACCATCGCGACCTTAGGCGGTTTGGTGGATGAACTGAATTACCGCGACCGTTCACGCGGCGTCAACGGCCCGAACCTGCAAAGCGGCTTCCAAGACTCCATGCTTACGGTGTCGGGCAACGGTACGTTGCGTCTGGTTGATGATGAGGCCAATTTCTCGAAATCGGGCATCTTCTTCACAGTGAAAGACCAAAATACCACTCGGACAGTACCCGACCGCGGCGAATTGATCTTCGACGGAACGCCTGAAACCGCCACGATTCGCATCGACGGAGGCCCGCGTCAGCGCGTCGTCATTGGCGATACGCTTGAACTGCTGGGGCAGACGCCGACAAAATTCGGTGAAGCGCAAGAACGCCTGGTGATGCGTCTTGGCTCTGGTTTCCGCACGGCTATCGACGATGCGATCTTCAATCGCGGCACAGATACAGCGGCGGTTATTGAAAAAGAATTTATCGGCAGCCTCAACGGCGGCGCCACAGTGACCTTTCAAAACGGCGACAGCAATGTCTTCTTTGAAAGTGGATTCAGCGACGGCGTAGCCGAAACCATCATGCTTGACTTTGACGCCATCCTCGATATCACCGGGCCTCCAACCGATGGCTCGCGCAATAACGGCATGGCGATACAGCTGACCACCACCAACAATGCGTTGAATTTTCAGGTGGGGCCGTTCAAAGGACAAGACTTACAAGTCAATATTCCAAGCCTACATGGAACAAGTTTAGGCTTTGGTTTAGACAGTGGACGCACCATCAGTAACATCAACGTGACCACCGTTGAAGGCGCCAATGAGTCGCTTGAGATCATCGACAAGGCTCTTGACCAAATCAGCCGGACGCGGGCAGCGCTAGGCGCATTCACCAATCGCTTAGAAACGACCATTCAAAGCCTGTCAGTGGCTTCAGAAAACTTGTCTGCATCGGAATCACGCATCAGCGATGTGGACTTCGCTCAAGAAGTCTCTAACTTTACGTCTAACCAGATCATATTCCAGTCGGGGACGTCAGTCCTCGCGCAGGCAAACTTCTTGCCGCAAAACTTACTCTCGCTACTCGGATAA
- a CDS encoding polysaccharide pyruvyl transferase family protein: MEYHSSRRQFLSTAALAAISAPTALSQATPKTILLRSSWQDVNIGDIAHTPGMIEFIKQRLPGVRVILWPNQMNGPVASMLYKKYPKLKIVKGDLKNGEPYERDLKQAFEDADLFLHGSGAGFYTLPHMQAWKKRTGKPYGVFGVTFSSVKETQKEILNSAAFLFCRETHSIKNLREAGIHSPVIDFAPDATFNLNLSDDAKATAYMKKRGLVENEFICCVPRLRYTPYHLMRMVGWSEDEILQKTSVNELHKEADHAKMRAAIVRWVRETGKKALLCPEMTYQIALLKPMLFDPLPDDVKKNVVIRQVYWRPDEAASVYRRAFAVISMECHSPIIAAVNGTPFMYLRQPQDTIKGQMYYDIGADDWVFEIEESTGVQISDRLMEMASSPEQTKNDLANAMEKVNERYKAAAKIMQDFLPL; encoded by the coding sequence ATGGAGTATCATTCATCACGCAGGCAATTTTTGTCCACCGCCGCGCTTGCTGCAATCAGCGCACCCACCGCCCTTTCACAAGCAACGCCTAAAACGATTCTGCTGCGGTCGAGTTGGCAAGACGTCAACATCGGAGACATTGCTCATACGCCTGGCATGATTGAGTTCATCAAACAACGCCTGCCCGGCGTTCGGGTCATTTTGTGGCCCAACCAGATGAACGGCCCGGTTGCGTCGATGCTCTACAAGAAATACCCGAAATTAAAGATCGTGAAAGGCGACCTCAAAAATGGCGAGCCATACGAGCGCGATTTGAAGCAGGCCTTCGAAGACGCCGACTTGTTTCTGCACGGTTCCGGGGCGGGATTTTATACGTTGCCCCACATGCAGGCCTGGAAAAAACGGACGGGCAAACCCTACGGCGTGTTCGGCGTGACATTCTCTTCTGTCAAGGAAACACAAAAAGAGATTCTAAATAGCGCGGCGTTTCTGTTTTGCCGTGAAACCCATTCCATCAAAAATCTGCGCGAGGCGGGAATTCATTCTCCCGTGATTGATTTTGCGCCGGACGCGACCTTCAACTTGAATCTAAGCGATGACGCCAAAGCAACCGCCTACATGAAGAAACGCGGACTGGTTGAGAACGAGTTTATCTGCTGTGTACCGCGTTTGCGCTACACCCCTTACCACCTGATGAGGATGGTCGGATGGAGCGAGGACGAAATCCTACAAAAAACCAGCGTCAATGAACTGCACAAAGAAGCCGATCACGCCAAAATGCGGGCGGCGATTGTCCGTTGGGTGCGCGAAACCGGCAAGAAGGCGCTGCTCTGCCCTGAAATGACCTACCAGATCGCCCTATTAAAACCCATGTTGTTCGACCCGCTGCCGGATGATGTAAAGAAAAACGTGGTCATACGACAGGTCTATTGGCGGCCTGATGAAGCGGCGTCTGTCTATCGGCGGGCTTTTGCCGTCATCAGCATGGAATGCCACTCGCCGATTATCGCCGCCGTGAATGGAACGCCATTCATGTATCTGCGCCAGCCGCAAGACACCATCAAAGGGCAAATGTATTACGACATTGGCGCTGACGATTGGGTCTTTGAGATTGAAGAATCCACGGGCGTACAAATCTCAGACAGGCTGATGGAAATGGCTTCATCGCCGGAGCAGACGAAAAACGATCTGGCGAATGCAATGGAAAAGGTAAATGAACGCTATAAAGCAGCGGCAAAGATCATGCAGGATTTTTTGCCACTATAA